One genomic segment of Vibrio quintilis includes these proteins:
- a CDS encoding FAD-dependent oxidoreductase — translation MVNIMIDGRQYQVEQNQTLLSAAETCGIEIPSLCGSDGFSDCCLCEVEVNNSGIVKACETSPLEGMSVVTMSPALSRRRKRKLEEILSRPDMNCAVPPCQQACPALVDIQSYLYFISRGENQKAIEVIRKTLPMPLSIGRVCPAFCEAKCLRRQMDEPLAIRFLKRHAADKVLSEGDSFVPVPKPEKKKHIAIVGAGPGGLSCGYFLTNEGYEVTVFEAMPEAGGWLRYGIPEYRLPKAILDKEIDMMCRNGMRIVLNQRLGADFSLSSLSQDYDAVCLAIGASQASEMNYPGSELAGCFLGVDFLKDQIMEKQYAVGKKVAVIGGGNTAIDCARTALRLGADTTLIYRRTREEMPAETYEIEEAEHEGVHFYFLTNPVENIADEHGRVCQVKLEKMALGEPDASGRRRPRPTGEFFTDEFDTVIAAVSQKTDMSFIENEATLELPLTRWNTLTTDEDSMFTGVANIFGIGDFRRGPATAVEAIADGRRAAQGIDHFLGGDMEKLYTESFHSRNVDRIHLVRAEHTNKLKEAIRSRMARKSETEIEQALQKFFRARMPALPSDECKQTFAEVELGLSEQSAMTEAQRCLSCGCMDGNACKLRRYATDYQVDKLKVQQHHHQ, via the coding sequence ATGGTAAATATCATGATTGATGGCAGGCAATATCAGGTTGAGCAGAACCAGACATTGCTGAGCGCCGCAGAAACCTGCGGTATAGAAATACCTTCACTGTGTGGCAGCGATGGTTTTTCGGATTGCTGTCTGTGCGAAGTTGAGGTGAATAATTCCGGAATAGTCAAAGCTTGTGAAACATCACCGCTTGAAGGGATGTCTGTGGTTACGATGTCACCGGCTTTATCCCGCCGCAGAAAACGTAAACTGGAAGAGATTTTATCCCGCCCTGATATGAACTGTGCTGTGCCGCCTTGTCAGCAGGCTTGCCCTGCATTGGTTGATATCCAGTCATATCTTTACTTTATTTCCCGGGGCGAGAATCAGAAAGCGATTGAAGTGATCCGGAAAACGTTGCCAATGCCACTTTCTATCGGACGGGTTTGTCCTGCGTTTTGTGAAGCAAAATGTTTACGCCGTCAAATGGATGAGCCTTTAGCGATTCGTTTTCTCAAACGTCATGCCGCCGATAAGGTTTTAAGCGAAGGTGATTCGTTTGTTCCTGTACCGAAGCCAGAGAAGAAGAAACATATTGCCATTGTTGGTGCCGGGCCGGGCGGCTTGAGCTGCGGGTATTTTCTGACCAACGAAGGTTACGAAGTGACGGTGTTTGAAGCGATGCCCGAAGCCGGTGGCTGGCTTCGTTATGGTATTCCTGAATACCGCTTACCGAAAGCGATTCTGGACAAAGAAATTGACATGATGTGCCGTAACGGGATGAGAATCGTGTTGAACCAGCGGCTTGGTGCTGATTTTTCTCTTTCCTCTCTCAGTCAGGATTATGATGCGGTTTGTCTGGCGATTGGTGCGTCGCAGGCCAGCGAAATGAATTATCCCGGCAGTGAGCTGGCTGGCTGTTTTCTTGGTGTTGATTTCCTCAAAGATCAAATCATGGAGAAGCAGTATGCAGTCGGTAAAAAAGTTGCAGTCATTGGTGGCGGGAATACCGCGATCGATTGTGCCAGAACAGCGCTGCGTTTAGGTGCGGATACCACACTGATTTATCGCCGGACCCGGGAAGAAATGCCGGCTGAAACCTATGAGATTGAAGAAGCTGAGCACGAAGGTGTGCATTTTTATTTTCTGACCAATCCGGTGGAGAATATCGCTGATGAACATGGCCGGGTTTGCCAGGTGAAGCTTGAAAAAATGGCATTGGGCGAGCCGGATGCATCCGGCAGGCGAAGACCACGGCCGACCGGTGAGTTTTTTACGGATGAATTTGATACGGTGATTGCAGCTGTTTCCCAGAAAACAGACATGAGCTTTATTGAGAATGAAGCAACACTGGAATTGCCATTGACCCGCTGGAATACGCTGACCACAGATGAAGACAGTATGTTTACCGGTGTGGCTAATATTTTCGGCATCGGCGATTTCAGACGCGGGCCGGCAACGGCTGTTGAAGCGATTGCTGATGGCCGCCGGGCTGCACAGGGCATTGATCATTTCCTTGGCGGAGATATGGAAAAACTCTATACGGAGTCTTTCCATTCCAGAAATGTCGATCGGATTCATCTTGTCCGGGCTGAACATACAAATAAGCTGAAAGAAGCGATTCGCAGCCGGATGGCCCGTAAGTCTGAAACCGAAATTGAGCAGGCATTGCAGAAGTTTTTCAGAGCCCGGATGCCGGCATTGCCATCAGATGAGTGTAAACAGACCTTCGCTGAGGTCGAGCTTGGTCTTTCTGAACAGTCAGCTATGACTGAAGCACAGCGGTGTCTGAGCTGCGGCTGTATGGACGGAAATGCCTGTAAGCTGCGCCGCTATGCAACTGACTATCAGGTGGACAAATTAAAGGTGCAGCAACACCATCATCAATAG
- a CDS encoding acyl-homoserine-lactone synthase, with translation MKPAQFYYNDQQEALYGSDKFSLFQAVEQLDVADTRKFLGNILNTRLQQLNKISPEISALNIANKLCLSEYDMLLSQPKQTLSKDALWVEMQALNLFDSFADFWCDFELYQVKKKYTHALTSSSCGENEFITYSEQDYNSQLIINIEGIKETYLTPYFEYPMSLSDAILLFNLSTSVKENRWYEMLFSLELSTKGSHFVLFIPIKSEPQCSLIISTAKIQFWSKDTDWLYLSPFFVSDNWKLCSKVSSLQKNLNEFIPIYNRHLLKFNSSAELDKKFIELIHNKENICEVIRLTVCGSTKQKSFLLYLAQKRMISLLEDINITLGFVITGQPLIVNYYKSLEDNAYINISKNNLNDTRNYSYTYKGLWVINKLNRHFQESDYRTYKKKSIQQVRLASETK, from the coding sequence ATGAAACCTGCGCAGTTTTACTATAACGACCAACAAGAAGCTCTCTATGGGTCAGATAAATTTAGTTTATTTCAGGCTGTTGAACAGCTTGATGTCGCAGATACAAGGAAGTTTCTGGGTAATATTTTAAATACCCGATTACAGCAACTGAATAAAATTTCGCCAGAAATATCGGCTTTGAATATCGCGAATAAGTTGTGCTTATCTGAGTATGACATGTTGCTTTCTCAACCAAAACAAACCTTGTCAAAAGACGCACTTTGGGTTGAAATGCAAGCACTGAATCTGTTTGATAGTTTCGCTGATTTTTGGTGTGATTTTGAGCTTTATCAAGTCAAAAAGAAGTATACACATGCATTGACATCATCTTCTTGTGGTGAGAATGAATTTATAACTTATTCCGAACAAGATTATAATTCTCAATTAATTATTAATATTGAAGGTATTAAAGAGACGTACCTGACACCTTACTTTGAATATCCAATGTCATTATCAGACGCAATATTATTATTCAATCTATCAACGTCTGTTAAAGAAAACCGGTGGTATGAAATGCTATTTTCATTGGAGTTATCGACGAAAGGAAGCCATTTTGTCTTATTCATACCAATTAAATCTGAACCTCAATGCTCTCTCATTATATCGACGGCAAAGATTCAATTCTGGTCTAAAGACACTGACTGGCTTTATCTATCTCCTTTTTTTGTATCAGATAATTGGAAATTGTGTAGTAAAGTATCATCACTACAGAAAAATCTGAATGAATTTATTCCTATATATAACAGGCATCTATTAAAATTCAACAGCAGTGCAGAACTTGATAAAAAATTCATTGAGTTAATTCATAATAAAGAAAACATTTGTGAAGTTATAAGACTCACGGTTTGTGGAAGTACCAAACAAAAGTCATTTCTCTTATACTTGGCACAAAAAAGGATGATCAGTCTTTTAGAGGATATTAACATAACTCTGGGCTTCGTTATAACCGGACAGCCATTAATTGTGAATTACTATAAAAGCCTTGAAGACAATGCTTATATTAACATCAGTAAAAACAATTTAAATGATACAAGAAATTATTCATATACATATAAAGGGCTTTGGGTCATAAATAAGTTAAACAGGCACTTTCAAGAGTCTGATTATCGCACATATAAAAAAAAGTCAATCCAACAGGTGAGATTAGCTAGTGAGACAAAATGA
- a CDS encoding ATP-binding response regulator, protein MCIFIVSATIIQVGVTTILGDFSLTWIPPTLSISEMFFMGYGLITSRFYSSRYMLYLLLANLITGFVLYLPLLTVVEIDNHHFNLIVFYVLLTGFLWKTVSTQIKPYISLLFYGSHQTPSEKINGLIDEFKHSPHDALEKLAQLLNVPENRIQLVKKSPDDELFDTYFSKHKDVLILEELLDKINTTKGKETLDRLHKKMNQTDAAFIMPMFNSSDTVSHLLISTHKNNGKLFSAEELTALKRVFREAQFYINADLQLKQAQSLAHSIAHEMRNPLTQLQLHFEKLQIKVEENKQDKDILEEISHGKATIERGKQLINMILREVSHSSLAQESMSVSSVNRLLLQAINQFGFESDAIKSRVNLRTDTDFSVRANDTLFNFVVFNLLRNAIYYFDAYPASTIEISTHLNPQNNTLIFRDTGPGIPDHVQKQIFEDFYSYHKHGGSGLGLSYCKRVMNSFGGTIECHSQYGKFTEFHLIFPSLSLEPLPAGAEQTGPEKDTRPENQLLSYQHNAKDKTILVVDDNKMQRTLVQLFLQQLGYQIMHADNGKAALDLFRNNAVDLVIMDIQMPVMNGFEATTKIKDISPETPVIALSGESGDKELQLIHELMDGRLTKPTSKSELQTMLKQCFINHQQQAEATCEIHA, encoded by the coding sequence ATGTGTATATTCATAGTTTCAGCCACAATTATTCAGGTCGGAGTTACTACAATTTTAGGTGATTTTTCTCTGACCTGGATTCCTCCGACATTATCAATCAGTGAAATGTTTTTTATGGGATACGGCTTAATCACTTCCCGTTTCTATAGTAGCCGCTATATGCTGTATTTATTATTGGCAAACCTGATAACAGGATTCGTGCTCTACTTACCCCTGCTCACTGTTGTAGAAATTGACAATCATCATTTCAACCTCATCGTTTTTTATGTCTTACTTACTGGTTTTCTGTGGAAAACAGTATCAACACAAATCAAACCCTACATCAGTTTATTATTTTATGGCTCTCATCAAACACCTTCAGAGAAAATTAATGGCCTGATTGATGAATTTAAACATTCCCCTCACGACGCACTGGAAAAACTGGCGCAGCTGCTTAATGTTCCGGAAAACCGGATACAACTGGTCAAGAAGTCGCCAGATGACGAACTGTTCGATACCTACTTCTCTAAGCATAAAGATGTTTTAATTCTGGAAGAACTGCTGGATAAAATTAACACGACCAAAGGGAAAGAAACATTAGACAGGCTACACAAGAAAATGAACCAAACGGATGCGGCTTTTATTATGCCGATGTTTAACAGTTCAGATACAGTATCTCACTTATTGATATCAACACATAAAAACAACGGTAAATTATTCTCAGCAGAAGAACTGACCGCTCTGAAAAGAGTCTTCAGAGAAGCGCAATTTTACATCAACGCAGATCTGCAGCTCAAACAGGCGCAGTCTTTGGCTCATTCTATTGCTCACGAGATGCGCAATCCGCTCACTCAGCTTCAGCTCCACTTTGAAAAATTACAAATTAAAGTCGAAGAAAATAAACAGGATAAAGATATACTTGAAGAAATCAGCCACGGAAAAGCGACCATTGAACGGGGCAAACAACTCATCAATATGATTCTCAGGGAAGTGTCTCACTCATCTCTGGCACAGGAATCTATGTCTGTATCTTCGGTTAACCGGTTATTACTTCAGGCGATTAATCAGTTTGGCTTTGAATCCGATGCGATAAAATCCAGAGTGAATCTGAGAACTGACACAGATTTTTCTGTCCGGGCCAATGACACGTTGTTTAATTTTGTCGTCTTCAATCTGTTAAGAAATGCGATTTATTATTTTGACGCCTATCCTGCCAGTACAATCGAAATCAGCACGCATCTGAACCCGCAAAATAATACCCTGATATTCAGAGACACCGGGCCGGGTATTCCTGACCATGTACAAAAACAGATCTTCGAAGATTTTTACAGTTACCATAAACATGGCGGAAGTGGTCTCGGATTAAGTTATTGTAAACGGGTGATGAATTCCTTTGGCGGGACGATTGAATGCCATTCCCAATATGGAAAATTCACTGAATTCCATCTGATTTTTCCATCACTTTCACTGGAACCTTTACCTGCAGGAGCAGAGCAAACCGGCCCGGAAAAAGACACCCGGCCTGAAAATCAGCTTCTCAGTTATCAACATAACGCAAAAGACAAAACCATTCTGGTTGTGGATGATAATAAAATGCAACGCACATTAGTTCAGTTATTTTTGCAACAGCTTGGTTATCAGATCATGCATGCAGACAACGGTAAAGCTGCTCTGGATCTTTTCCGCAATAATGCAGTTGATTTAGTGATTATGGATATTCAGATGCCGGTAATGAATGGCTTTGAAGCGACCACAAAGATTAAAGATATTTCCCCCGAAACGCCGGTCATTGCCTTATCAGGTGAGTCAGGAGACAAAGAACTGCAACTGATTCATGAACTGATGGATGGCCGCCTGACCAAACCAACCAGTAAGAGTGAACTCCAAACTATGCTGAAACAATGCTTCATTAACCATCAGCAGCAAGCAGAAGCAACGTGTGAAATACATGCCTGA
- a CDS encoding ABC transporter substrate-binding protein, with translation MMLSLIKRSVNQLIILLLLLMVTATTGFASTYRFALFAPRDDPFWLGMEAMMQSTCADLEVECDVYYSYDNQYEMLRQMEKAMTGKNKVDAVLFQNFKRYGSLFIKLAEKHKVAAFLINAPLSESDYQVMGKPREKYRYWLGEMLPDDEWAGEEIANILIDTAIQKGKLEKGSKIGLLAINGITSDGAAIERLKGLKNALRKRDDVILHQLFNGYWETEQGRSKFLHAFGRYPGTDAVWAGNDSIAIGVVQGIEALGMTPGVDIITGGLDWSSQGIQAVESGIFEMSIGGHLMEASWSIIMLYDYFKGIDFSSEGVRFKSGMYAVKRKDGHRFQEIFSRKNWRNIDFRRFSKHFNPELKKYQFDVQDVLEQLQSHVESQNGLVIE, from the coding sequence ATGATGCTATCTTTAATCAAACGTTCCGTTAACCAGTTGATAATTTTACTGTTGTTATTGATGGTTACGGCGACGACCGGTTTTGCTTCCACATACCGGTTTGCTTTGTTTGCACCCAGAGATGATCCGTTCTGGCTGGGGATGGAGGCGATGATGCAATCCACCTGTGCTGATTTGGAAGTTGAGTGTGATGTGTATTATTCCTATGACAATCAGTACGAAATGCTACGGCAGATGGAAAAAGCAATGACCGGGAAAAACAAGGTCGATGCGGTGTTATTTCAGAACTTCAAGCGGTACGGTTCTCTGTTTATCAAACTGGCTGAAAAGCATAAAGTGGCCGCTTTTCTGATCAATGCACCTTTATCTGAATCTGATTATCAGGTGATGGGAAAGCCCAGAGAAAAGTATCGTTACTGGCTGGGAGAAATGCTGCCGGATGATGAGTGGGCCGGGGAAGAGATAGCCAATATTTTAATTGATACCGCGATTCAGAAAGGCAAGCTGGAGAAAGGGAGTAAGATTGGTCTGCTGGCAATTAACGGGATTACATCAGATGGGGCTGCGATTGAACGGCTGAAAGGATTAAAGAATGCACTGCGTAAAAGAGATGATGTGATATTGCATCAGCTTTTTAATGGTTACTGGGAGACGGAACAGGGCAGAAGTAAATTCTTACACGCCTTTGGCCGCTATCCGGGAACCGATGCTGTATGGGCCGGTAACGACAGTATTGCGATTGGTGTTGTTCAGGGGATTGAAGCCTTAGGTATGACGCCCGGTGTAGACATTATTACCGGTGGTCTGGACTGGTCATCGCAGGGAATTCAGGCTGTTGAAAGTGGTATTTTTGAGATGAGTATTGGCGGTCATCTGATGGAAGCTTCCTGGAGTATTATCATGTTGTATGACTATTTCAAAGGGATAGATTTTAGCTCTGAAGGTGTCAGGTTTAAATCCGGAATGTATGCGGTGAAGCGAAAAGATGGTCATAGATTTCAGGAAATATTTTCCCGTAAGAACTGGCGTAATATTGATTTTCGACGGTTTTCCAAGCATTTCAATCCGGAACTGAAAAAATATCAGTTTGATGTTCAGGATGTGCTGGAACAATTACAGAGTCACGTTGAATCACAAAATGGCCTAGTCATTGAGTGA